A single window of Nomascus leucogenys isolate Asia chromosome 18, Asia_NLE_v1, whole genome shotgun sequence DNA harbors:
- the ZNF597 gene encoding zinc finger protein 597, whose product MASMPPTPEAQGPILFEDLAVYFSQEECVTLHPAQRSLSKDATKESLEDAALMGEEGKPEINQQLSLESMELDELALEEYPVAAPLVPYPEKSSEDGVGNPEAKILSGTPTYKRRVINLLVTIENHTPLVELSEYLGTNTLSEILDSPWEGAKNVYKCPECDQNFSDHSYLVLHQKIHSGEKKHKCGDCGKIFNHRANLRTHRRIHTGEKPYKCAKCSASFRQHSHLSRHMNSHVKEKPYTCSICGRGFMWLPGLAQHQKSHTAEKAYESTNCDKHFNEKPNLALPEETFISGPQYQHTKCMKRFRQSLYPALSEKSHDEDSERCSDDGDNFFSFSKFKPLQCPDCDMTFPCFSELISHQNIHTEERPHKCKTCEESFALDSELACHQKSHMVEEPFKCTVCGKSFKSNLHLITHKRTHIKNTT is encoded by the exons ATGGCGTCCATGCCCCCGACGCCCGAGGCCCAG GGACCAATACTCTTTGAGGATCTGGCTGTGTATTTTTCTCAAGAGGAATGTGTGACTCTGCACCCTGCCCAGAGGTCCCTCAGCAAAGATGCTACAAAAGAGTCTTTGGAGGATGCGGCTTTGATGG GAGAGGAAGGCAAGCCTGAGATTAATCAGCAGTTAAGCCTAGAGTCTATGGAACTTGACGAGCTTGCCTTAGAAGAGTACCCCGTTGCTGCACCCCTTGTCCCTTACCCAGAAAAATCCTCTGAGGATGGAGTTGGAAACCCTGAAGCGAAAATATTAAGTGGAACTCCCACTTACAAGAGAAGGGTCATCAACCTTTTAGTTACCATTGAAAACCACACCCCATTAGTAGAACTCTCTGAATATTTAGGAACCAACACACTTTCTGAAATTCTCGATTCTCCCTGGGAAGGAGCCAAAAATGTGTACAAATGTCCTGAGTGTGACCAAAACTTCAGCGATCATTCATACCTGGTTTTGCATCAGAAAATTCATTCAGGagagaaaaaacataaatgtgGTGACTGTGGGAAGATCTTCAATCATAGAGCCAACCTGAGGACACACAGGAGAATCcatactggtgagaaaccttATAAGTGTGCCAAGTGCAGTGCCAGCTTTCGCCAGCACTCGCATCTGTCCCGACACATGAATAGCCACGTAAAGGAGAAGCCCTATACATGTAGCATATGTGGTAGAGGTTTTATGTGGCTCCCGGGACTGGCACAGCATCAGAAAAGCCACACTGCCGAAAAAGCCTACGAATCTACTAACTgtgataaacattttaatgagaaACCAAATCTTGCTTTGCCTGAGGAAACATTCATATCAGGCCCCCAGTACCAGCACACTAAGTGCATGAAGAGGTTCAGGCAGTCCTTATATCCTGCCCTTTCCGAGAAGAGCCACGACGAGGACTCTGAACGCTGCAGCGATGATGGGGACAATTTCTTCTCATTCTCAAAATTCAAGCCCTTACAATGTCCTGACTGTGACATGACCTTTCCTTGTTTCTCTGAGCTTATTTCCCATCAGAACATTCATACAGAGGAAAGGCCCCATAAGTGCAAAACATGCGAGGAAAGTTTTGCTTTGGACTCAGAACTTGCATGCCACCAGAAGAGCCACATGGTAGAGGAACCTTTTAAATGTACCGTGTGTGGGAAAAGTTTCAAGTCGAATTTGCATCTCATTACTCATAAGCGAACTCACATAAAAAACACCACGTAA